From the Juglans microcarpa x Juglans regia isolate MS1-56 chromosome 3D, Jm3101_v1.0, whole genome shotgun sequence genome, the window AGGAACCTCCAAATAATGTATGTTTGTTGAGAGTAGAAAGTCTTTTCATTctcgaacttttttttttcccgactCAAAAGCCAAACACCAATCACAAATCCAAGTGTGCCTGCAAATGGACACCTCTCACAGAGTAAACTAACATTCAGGAAAGTTCTCGACTGCAACAGGAGCGGGTAACATACGTTGACCTCTTctcagattttattttattttttataaagaataaggaaggaaagaaaaagaaaaaaaacatgataTATTAACAATTCATGTGCGGATTCATCTGGCAGGCTAGAGTGCTCGGAGATATATAGTACAGTACCCTAAAGATGACCTGCAGCGTAGAGAACTCAAAAAAGCATTATTGCAGCAGATCTCTttcgaagaagatgaaaatatgGATTCATGTGGTGCACACGTGAAAGTCTCGGTACGGTCATTGGACTGATTGTGGTTTGAGGTCGGGCCTACCTATGACCCTTCAACTGCAAGgagtagaataataaaaaagataggGGTAATCgaaaatcaaatccaaaaaGATGGAGAAGCTTGCCGTGGGATTTCTACTTTGTTTTTGTCTCCATTGGCATTCTTATCTTCTGAGCCTCTAACCCAATAAAATTACCCGACTTGTCTAGGTTTCTACTTTGTTTTTGTCTCCAATTCCATTAGCAGTATTCTCTTCATAAGGCTCTAACCCATTCAAATGGCCGACTTCATGTCTAGGAGTTGGCGACATCCCCAGTCCCACGTCAAACCAAGCCACGTGAATTTGCCATGCCTAGTTCAAAACGCGAAAGGGCCTTTTGGGGTCTATGggttctactattttttttaggaaCTTCTAATGTCTTCTAATACCGAATTCTCCTTATTAACTCAATAACGAATTCTCCTTACAAACTATGTTTTATTAACTTCTTGGAGGTACTGATTCTTTcacgttcttcttcttcttctctttcccgTATCATCTTGTGGTTCCTAAGAGGACAAATCATAAAAATTCGACAAGAATTTTGGAAGATTTTAGGCCAACTGGCACTACCCCACCTCACCTCCTCCGCTCCTGCTTATAAAAGAGAAGACGTTGCACTCTCTCTGCACATATGATCACCTCTTCACAAGAGTAATCTTCTCTCTTGACTCTCTTCAAACATCCCTCGCAATTTTTTGCCTTCCAGCCTTTTCTCTATTCACTTCCTTACTTTAACACCTTAGCCCAGACTTTCCGCAATCAATATAGACTATATAGTACTGTTCCTTCTCTTCCATTGCAAACGGCCTCACACTTGCTAAGCAAATGGCATCCAGTTCAATGTCCTCCAAAAGCTCCGACTCTTGGACTGCCAAGGAAAACAAGGCCTTTGAGCGGGCTCTGGCTGTGTATGATAAGGACACTCCCGACCGTTGGTACAATGTCGCTAAGGCTGTTGGTGGGAAAACTGAGGAAGAGGTGAAAAGGCGCTATGAAGAACTTGTGGAGGATGTCAAACGTATTGAGGCTGGCCGAGTGCCCTTCCCCAAGTACAAGACAACTGGAGGGAGTGGCCAGGGAAACATGACCGACGAGGAAAAGAGGTAGTAAAGTTAAAGCTTTTCACCTGAGTAAAGTGTCTtcgtatatatatgcatgtatgtatttatatgtatatggtGCTACCTTATTCTATGCTGGTAATTGTACACACACAACGTAAACTCTATCTAAAATCTTATAACTACTGTCCACCAGCAAGATCTCCTTCCTTTgagccaaaaataataataagagtcGCCCTTATATACCAAAAGTCATGCCTCTAACGTCTTCTGTTTGGATTTTCTTTACATTCATTAATTATGAAAAGCTAATGTATTGTGTCGTCGGTATATTAAAAGCACTTCATTTGCTTtagaaagcccattttttttagatttaaaccCCGCCCCCACCCcacccaataaaaaaaaaaaggaagaggcaAGTATTTCCAAAACCTGAACCAAGCAGGGTCTCAATTGACAATATCATGAAATCATACAACATATCGCTCGGTATACAACGTGACACGTAAACTATATATTCCAACAAATGTACGTAAATGGTTTTCCTTTTTACTACGCCAGATTCTGATGGCTTTTCTTCATATATGCAGGATGAGGAACCTGAGGCTCTACTGAAGTGCAATGCCGGCCATGTTTAACTACAATAAAGATTAATCACTCTGCTCCTCCTAATATTCGTCCTTGTATTAGCTAGTGGTAATATAACTAGCGTAAGAATCACAAACTTGGTGATTCCATCTTCAATTTCATGTCCGTTTTAAGTTCAGTCTACCACCTATTTCCTTACTATTCCACCATAAGCATATCAATgcaatgaaatatatatatatatatatatatatatatatatcagtaatatgttttatgtttataagGGGTGCATTCCTTATCCTTCTTCTGTTGCTTCTTGAGCAGTTCAATAAAGCAGAAAATATGATCCAAATATGGCATTAATTAAACAACGAAAAAACAAACGAGAAGAGTCTAAAGCATTCCATGACATAGCTTGGGGTCTGAAAAATTCTGACCTCGGCCTTCGTAAATCATTTTAGATGGACGCACAAAACTCAATCTACCCTATTTAGGGAGCTGGTTCAGAGATAACCAAGTCGAAGGAACGAGAGACGCAGCCACAGAACAAGAATATGAATAGGCGGAAAATATGAGTACTGTTACACAGCGACATGTACACAtcacactttttcttttttaatgtcaGGACCCATCCACGTcagaaatatcattttcatctctctcatcaagctctctctctctcatctcatcgaacccactctctctctcaccgaatcccccctctctctctctccaagttACCGTGATGTGGTTGCAGATCCGGAATGAGGTGTGGTTTCTCTTCGGCATTAACTCCAGTTTGCAGATCACGGGACGCCAAGAGAGAGGAGCTCGGGAGGGAAGTTAGATAATTTCAGAGgggaaggaagagagagatgaagCACAGTAGATGAGTTCTGAGGGAAGACAGACGAAATTTTCAGAGGGGAGGGAAGAGAAAAACCATACGGAATAGAGACATCTGCTTTCATAGGGGAGGGAAGAGGGAGTCGGGgtttttttctccctttaaaCGGTGACGTGGCCTTAAACCGGGTTCACACGTCAGGTATCAGGTATATTGATTATTGTGTACCTTAAGGGAACCGGCAGCCGAGTAACTTTTTTCGGGAAATATTATTGCTTTGAAAAGTCTTTTATACTCATTAGCAGGATCGCGCTTTGGTGACTGGAGGACGTTTCCCGCTATAAAATTTTGCCACATGGCATTGGAAGCAAAACTCCTACCACATaataatctattaaaaaaattctcagtGCTATTTATTATCTCCT encodes:
- the LOC121254011 gene encoding protein RADIALIS-like 1, coding for MASSSMSSKSSDSWTAKENKAFERALAVYDKDTPDRWYNVAKAVGGKTEEEVKRRYEELVEDVKRIEAGRVPFPKYKTTGGSGQGNMTDEEKRMRNLRLY